The Beijerinckiaceae bacterium RH AL1 genome has a segment encoding these proteins:
- a CDS encoding protein of unknown function (ID:RHAL1_02163;~source:Prodigal:2.6), translating into MAASSSVLSHNGSVTIRKVRSESAADDGAVKLTLFRAGNDDACGWFIGPVSVKSEGISMPYLPASEATMASVAVVRAVRAAEDAGASLCLIDPDDLWAAAWQR; encoded by the coding sequence ATGGCTGCGTCGTCCTCCGTCCTCTCCCACAACGGCAGCGTCACCATCCGCAAGGTGAGGAGTGAGTCAGCTGCCGACGACGGCGCCGTCAAGCTCACGCTCTTTCGCGCCGGCAACGACGATGCCTGCGGCTGGTTCATAGGCCCTGTCTCGGTCAAGTCCGAGGGGATCTCGATGCCCTACCTGCCCGCATCGGAGGCGACCATGGCGTCCGTGGCCGTCGTGCGCGCCGTTCGCGCGGCCGAGGATGCCGGCGCGAGCCTCTGCCTCATCGACCCCGACGACCTGTGGGCCGCCGCCTGGCAGCGCTGA